Proteins encoded by one window of Arachis ipaensis cultivar K30076 chromosome B04, Araip1.1, whole genome shotgun sequence:
- the LOC107638884 gene encoding 30S ribosomal protein S1, chloroplastic, whose translation MEKISAMYSTNNFGKTVSEIRIENPSVVKKEIMASLAQQLSALRWSPLPSTSSSRPTTAHNRRTRTLLPVVCSVALSNAQNRERVKLKELFEQAYERCRTAPMEGVSFTVDQFTEALEKYDFDSEVGTKIKGTVFAVDASGAYVDVTAKSTAYLPLQEACIHRIKHVQAAGIVPGLREEFVVIGENEVDDGLILSLKAIEFDLAWERCRQLQAEDAVVKGKIVNGNKGGLVAEVEGLKGFVPFSQISSKLSGEELLEKELPLKFMEVDEEQSRLILSHRKAAADSQGQLGIGSVVTGTVQSLKPYGAFVDIGGISGLLHVSQISHDRITDIASVLQPGDILKVMILSHDRERGRVSLSTKKLEPTPGDMIRNPKLVFEKAEEMAQTFRQRIAQAEAMARADMLRFQPESGLTLSNEGILGPLSSELPAEGVDFNEVPPAEEDS comes from the exons ATGGAAAAAATCTCTGCAATGTACAGTACTAATAATTTTGGAAAGACCGTATCCGAGATTAGAATAGAAAATCCCAGTGTAGTGAAGAAGGAAATCATGGCGTCTCTGGCTCAGCAGCTGAGCGCCCTCAGATGGTCTCCACTGCCGTCCACGTCTTCGTCAAGACCAACCACCGCCCACAACCGCCGCACCCGCACGCTCCTTCCGGTGGTGTGTTCGGTGGCCTTATCGAATGCGCAGAACCGAGAGAGAGTGAAGCTCAAAGAGCTCTTCGAGCAAGCCTATGAGAGGTGCCGCACTGCTCCCATGGAAGGTGTTTCCTTCACCGTTGATCAGTTCACTGAAGCTCTTGAAAAGTATGATTTTGATTCCGAGGTTGGCACCAAG ATTAAGGGCACAGTATTTGCTGTAGATGCAAGTGGAGCTTATGTTGACGTTACTGCAAAGTCGACTGCATATTTGCCACTGCAAGAAGCATGCATCCACCGAATTAAGCATGTGCAAGCAGCAGGCATAGTTCCTGGCTTGAGAGAGGAGTTTGTAGTCATTGGGGAAAATGAAGTTGATGATGGCCTGATCTTGAGTTTAAAGGCTATTGAGTTCGACCTTGCATGGGAACGCTGTAGGCAACTTCAAGCAGAAGATGCAGTTGTCAAGGGTAAG ATTGTCAATGGAAACAAGGGTGGATTGGTGGCCGAGGTGGAAGGCCTTAAGGGATTTGTTCCATTCTCACAGATTTCATCG AAATTATCTGGAGAAGAGCTACTTGAGAAGGAACTCCCTCTAAAGTTCATGGAGGTGGATGAGGAACAGTCCAGACTTATCCTCAGTCACCGTAAAGCCGCTGCTGACAGCCAGGGACAGCTGGGAATTGGATCAGTAGTAACTGGCACTGTTCAAAGCCTAAAGCCATATGGTGCCTTCGTTGACATTGGTGGAATCAGTGGTCTCCTTCACGTCAGTCAGATCAGTCATGATCGTATAACTGATATTGCAAGTGTTCTTCAACCCGGTGATATTCTGAAG GTGATGATACTAAGTCATGATCGGGAGAGAGGCCGAGTAAGCCTTTCCACAAAGAAGTTGGAACCCACACCTGGTGATATGATTCGCAATCCAAAGCTTGTCTTTGAGAAG GCGGAAGAGATGGCTCAGACATTCAGACAGAGAATAGCCCAAGCAGAAGCCATGGCTCGAGCTGATATGCTTCGGTTCCAGCCAGAG AGTGGATTAACTCTTAGCAATGAAGGGATTTTAGGACCACTTTCTTCAGAGTTGCCTGCAGAGGGAGTGGATTTCAATGAGGTACCCCCAGCTGAAGAAGATTCATGA
- the LOC107638883 gene encoding nuclear export mediator factor Nemf: MVKVRMNTADVAAEVKCLRRLIGMRCSNVYDLTPKTYVFKLMNSSGVSESGESEKVLLLMESGVRLHTTVYMRDKSNTPSGFTLKLRKHIRTRRLEDVRQLGYDRIILFQFGLGENANYVILELYAQGNILLTDANFTVLTLLRSHRDDDKGLAIMSRHRYPIESCRVFERTTAQKLQTALMTSKEDDNDEAVKANGNEADIANTGKEKHGFRKGGKSSATLKSVLGEALGYGPALSEHIILDAGLIPNTKAPKDKTWDDATVQALVQAVAKFEDWMLDVISGEIVPEGYILMQKQNLGKDSSSQTGSVSQIYDEFCPILLNQFKSRDYTKFETFDASLDEFYSKIESQRSEQQQKAKENSAAQKLNKIRQDQENRVHTLRKEADHCVKMAELIEYNLEDVDAAILAVRVALAKGMNWDDLSRMVKDEKKAGNPVASLIDKLHLERNCMTLLLANNLDEMDDDEKTLPVDKVEVDLALSAHANARRWYELKKKQESKQEKTMTAHEKAFKAAEKKTRLQLNQEKSVATISHMRKVHWFEKFNWFISSENYLIISGRDAQQNEMIVKRYMSKGDLYVHADLHGASSTVIKNHKPDQPVPPLTLNQAGCFTVCHSQAWDSKIVTSAWWVYPHQVSKTAPTGEYLTVGSFMIRGKKNFLPPHPLIMGFGLLFRLDESSLGSHINERRVRGEEEAVDDNDETGPIEDQSDSESEKDVSDTKSAADLESNGSLSADSQKPLHESFTADTSQTGSATINAETTVSSYLPPKETSKMASGDGGKVSDTSGNGLASVNPQLEELLDRALGLGSVAKSSKNYGVENPNIDLGSEHHLEESKPSVRDKPYISKAERRKSKKEQKHGVADANVGHGKDDPKATDSSANLPAKEVQNSKAGGQKISRGQKGKLKKIKEKYADQDEEERSIRMALLASSGKSNKKEETSSEKDAPDKGIKPGNGPSEAPKICFKCKKAGHLSRDCKEQPDSHSIGETEENLNKSASNPSQADRVAMEEDDINEIGEEEKEKLNDVDYLTGNPLPNDILLYAVPVCGPYNAVQSYKYRVKIIPGSLKKGKAAKTAMNLFSHMSEATNREKELMKACTDPELVAAFIGNVKISAAGLTQLKQKQKKGKKSSKKES, translated from the exons ATGGTGAAGGTGCGGATGAACACTGCTGACGTGGCGGCGGAGGTTAAGTGCCTTCGTCGCTTGATCGGAATGCGTTGCTCCAATGTCTACGACCTCACTCCCAAG ACGTATGTCTTCAAGCTGATGAACAGTAGCGGAGTTTCGGAATCCGGCGAAAGCGAAAAGGTCCTCCTTCTCATGGAAAGTGGCGTCAGATTGCACACCACTGTGTACATGCG TGATAAGAGCAATACTCCTTCTGGTTTTACTCTCAAATTGAGGAAGCATATTCGGACTAGGAGGCTTGAAGATGTTAGGCAGCTTGGCTATGATAGG ATTATTCTCTTTCAATTTGGATTGGGGGAGAATGCAAACTATGTTATATTGGAACTCTATGCCCAGGGGAACATCCTCCTTACAGATGCTAACTTTACTGTCCTGACTCTCCTGCGATCTCATAG GGATGACGATAAGGGGCTTGCAATCATGTCACGTCATCGTTATCCCATAGAAAGCTGTCGAGTATTTGAGCGAACTACTGCCCAAAAGTTGCAGACAGCGCTAATGACCTCTAAGGAAGATGACAATGATGAGGCTGTTAAGGCCAATGGAAATGAAGCTGATATTGCTAATACAGGAAAAGAAAAGCATGGATTCCGTAAAGGCGGGAAGTCATCTGCCACATTGAAAAGTGTCCTTGGGGAGGCACTTGGTTATGGACCTGCCCTTTCTGAGCATATAATATTAGATGCTGGGTTAATCCCCAATACAAAAGCTCCCAAAGATAAAACATGGGATGATGCTACCGTTCAGGCTTTGGTCCAAGCTGTTGCAAAGTTTGAAGATTGGATGCTGGATGTTATTTCTGGTGAAATAGTTCCTGAAGGATACATTTTGATGCAGAAACAAAATTTGGGAAAGGATTCTTCCTCTCAAACAGGAAGTGTTAGCCAG ATTTATGACGAGTTCTGCCCAATCTTACTCAACCAGTTTAAGTCAAGGGATTACACAAAATTTGAGACATTTGATGCTTCCTTGGATGAGTTCTACAGCAAAATTGAGAGCCAAAGGTCTGAACAACAGCAGAAAGCCAAAGAAAACTCAGCTGCTCAGAAGCTGAATAAAATACGCCAGGATCAG GAAAATCGAGTGCACACATTGAGGAAAGAAGCTGATCACTGTGTTAAAATGGCAGAATTGATAGAATACAACTTAGAAGATGTGGATGCTGCTATATTAGCTGTTCGTGTAGCTCTTGCAAAGGGTATGAACTGGGATGACCTTTCACGTATGGTGAAAGATGAAAAGAAAGCTGGAAACCCTGTTGCTAGTCTCATTGACAAGCTCCATCTTGAGAGGAACTGCATGACTTTACTGTTGGCAAACAATCTTGATGAAATGGATGATGATGAGAAGACACTCCCTGTAGATAAG GTTGAAGTTGATTTAGCTCTCTCAGCTCATGCCAATGCTCGGAGGTGGTATGAACTGAAGAAAAAGCAAGAGAGCAAACAGGAAAAGACTATGACTGCGCATGAAAAGGCGTTTAAAGCTGCAGAGAAAAAGACTCGCCTACAGCTTAATCAG GAAAAAAGTGTTGCCACAATTTCACATATGCGAAAAGTTCACTGGTTTGAGAAATTTAATTGGTTCATTAGCAGTGAGAACTATTTGATTATTAGTGGACGTGATGCCCAACAAAATGAGATGATAGTGAAGCGATATATGTCAAAAGGAGATCT CTATGTGCATGCCGATCTCCATGGTGCTTCCAGTACAGTTATCAAGAATCACAAGCCTGATCAACCAGTTCCACCTCTTACACTAAACCAAGCAGGATGTTTTACA GTATGCCATAGCCAGGCATGGGATTCAAAAATTGTTACTAGTGCGTGGTGGGTTTATCCACATCAGGTTAGTAAAACTGCTCCTACAGGGGAATATCTGACAGTTGGAAGTTTCATGATCCGGGGAAAGAAAAATTTTCTTCCACCACACCCTCTTATCATGGGTTTTGGACTGCTATTTCGTTTGGATGAGAGTTCTTTGGGATCACATATAAATGAAAGGAGAGTAAGAGGAGAAGAGGAAGCAGTAGATGATAATGATGAAACTGGTCCAATTGAAGATCAATCTGATTCAGAGTCTGAGAAGGATGTTAGTGATACAAAATCTGCTGCAGACTTAGAAAGCAATGGTAGTTTGAGTGCAGATTCACAGAAGCCCTTACACGAAAGCTTTACTGCAGACACATCTCAGACAGGTTCGGCTACTATCAACGCTGAAACAACAGTTTCAAGTTATTTACCTCCAAAAGAGACAAGTAAGATGGCTTCGGGTGATGGGGGAAAAGTATCTGATACTAGTGGAAATGGCTTAGCATCTGTTAACCCTCAACTCGAGGAACTTCTTGATCGTGCTCTGGGACTTGGATCTGTTGCTAAATCAAGTAAAAACTATGGAGTTGAGAACCCTAATATTGATTTGGGCAGTGAGCATCATTTGGAAGAGAGCAAACCTTCAGTAAGGGATAAGCCTTATATATCAAAAGCAGagagaagaaaaagtaaaaaagaacAGAAACATGGTGTGGCAGATGCAAATGTTGGACATGGAAAGGATGACCCAAAAGCAACTGATAGTTCTGCTAATCTACCTGCAAAAGAAGTTCAAAATTCAAAGGCAGGTGGTCAAAAAATCAGCCGTGGTCAGAAAGGAAAACTTAAGAAGATAAAGGAGAAGTATGCTGATCAAGATGAGGAAGAAAGGAGCATCCGAATGGCGTTATTAGCT TCCTCTGGAAAGTCAAACAAGAAGGAAGAGACATCAAGTGAAAAAGATGCACCAGACAAAGGGATAAAACCTGGAAATG GTCCTTCAGAAGCTCCAAAGATATGTTTCAAGTGTAAGAAGGCAGGTCACTTATCTCGGGATTGTAAGGAGCAACCGGATAGTCATTCAATTGGTGAAACCGAAGAAAATCTTAATAAGAGTGCTAGTAACCCTTCCCAAGCAGATAGGGTGGCAATGGAAGAAGATGATATTAATGAAataggagaagaagagaaagaaaaactaaATGATGTGGATTACTTGACTGGGAATCCACTCCCTAATGACATTCTCTTATACGCTGTTCCTGTCTGTGGTCCTTATAATGCAGTTCAGTCCTACAAATATAGAGTGAAGATAATTCCTGGATCCCTGAAGAAAGGAAAAG CTGCAAAAACTGCAATGAACCTGTTCAGCCACATGTCCGAAGCTACGAACCGGGAGAAGGAGTTGATGAAAGCCTGTACGGATCCCGAGTTGGTTGCCGCGTTTATAGGTAATGTGAAGATATCGGCAGCAGGCCTAACTCAGTTGAAGCAGAAGCAAAAGAAAGGCAAGAAGAGCAGCAAGAAGGAAAGTTAG
- the LOC107636064 gene encoding serine/threonine-protein phosphatase 7 long form homolog: MEEVKHATFSIHPQSAPGDDGMTAKFFQSFWNILSGDVFQAVKSFFSGGRILKGFNHTQICLIPKISDAKDMIQIIPYLETAGLYHLARLNSQWFWIDEPLLSAFVERWRPETHTFHMPFGECTITLQDVAYQLGLPIDGEAVSGCLTDFENLMENGRPAWEWFRELFSELPPPNKVKQMTVHFTWFHERFRVPPANASEEIVRIYARAYIMMLLSSQLFADKNANQVHLRWLPYLASMEDLGRYSWGSAALAWLYRCLCHGTNRNVVNLAGPLQLLQSWIFWRFPSLRPSGFDVFEFLLASRWATYLPTTDAGDQRVFMWEPYSAPDVVAVVHPDILIEEHRRLWMAVTSLIYFAAIEWHQVDIEWYRSSAEFSISLSLL; this comes from the exons ATGGAGGAAGTGAAACATGCAACATTTAGCATTCATCCTCAAAGTGCCCCAGGAGACGATGGTAtgacagcaaaattttttcaaagcttCTGGAACATACTTAGTGGTGATGTGTTTCAAGCAGTTAAGAGCTTCTTTTCAGGGGGTAGAATTTTGAAGGGTTTTAACCACACTCAGATCTGTCTTATTCCCAAGATTTCTGATGCTAAAGATATGATTCAG ATTATACCGTATCTGGAGACCGCGGGCTTGTATCACTTGGCTAGGCTGAACAGCCAGTGGTTCTGGATTGATGAGCCTCTACTTAGCGCATTCGTTGAGAGGTGGCGCCCTGAGACCCATACCTTTCACATGCCGTTTGGGGAGTGCACTATCACTTTGCAAGATGTGGCATATCAGCTGGGTTTGCCCATCGATGGGGAGGCCGTTAGTGGGTGCCTGACTGACTTTGAGAATCTGATGGAGAACGGAAGACCAGCATGGGAGTGGTTTCGGGAGTTGTTTAGCGAGTTACCGCCACCGAATAAAGTCAAGCAGATGACGGTTCACTTCACATGGTTCCATGAGAGGTTTCGGGTTCCCCCAGCAAATGCGAGTGAAGAGATCGTGCGTATCTACGCGCGTGCTTATATTATGATGTTGTTGTCGTCTCAACTGTTTGCGGACAAGAACGCAAACCAGGTTCACCTTCGCTGGTTGCCATATTTGGCATCGATGGAAGACTTGGGAAGATATAGTTGGGGCTCGGCTGCACTGGCCTGGTTGTATAGATGTCTGTGTCATGGGACAAACAGAAATGTTGTGAACTTGGCCGGACCGTTACAGCTACTACAGTCTTGGATTTTTTGGAGGTTTCCCAGTCTCAGACCTAGTGGTTTTGatgtgtttgaatttttgctgGCATCCAG GTGGGCAACATATCTGCCGACAACTGATGCAGGAGATCAAAGAGTG TTTATGTGGGAGCCTTATTCTGCTCCCGATGTGGTAGCTGTTGTTCATCCGGATATACTTATTGAGGAGCACCGTAGGCTATGGATGGCGGTCACGAGTCTAATATATTTTGCTGCGATAGAGTGGCATCAGGTGGATATAGAGTGGTACCGCAGTTCGGCGGAGTTCAGCATCTCCCTCAGTTTGCTCTAA